In Molothrus aeneus isolate 106 chromosome 11, BPBGC_Maene_1.0, whole genome shotgun sequence, a genomic segment contains:
- the LOC136561308 gene encoding fatty acyl-CoA hydrolase precursor, medium chain-like: MAAARDTALLAWILCLGGTALLVNTEQPEAETKYGRVRGYQFQVDTADRTVNVFLGLPFAKPPVGSLRFSEPQPPEPWEGVRDATSYPPMCLQDQVQGQFISNMVTNRKEKVALQVSEDCLYLNVYTPVSTGENEKLPVLVWIHGGGLVFGAASSYDGSVLAAFDNVVVVAIQYRLGIAGYFSTGDEHARGNWGYLDQVAALRWIQENIMHFGGDPGSVTIFGESAGGISVSALVLSPLAKGLFHKAISESGTAALGLFTDQPKEDAQKIAAVSGCEKSSSAAMVECLRGKTEEELLQITQKMDVFFSSGCVDGDFFPKSPRELLSEKSINAVPYIIGVNNCEFGYGLPMMMKFPPFVDGLDKDVARQILQSNLALIFKGLTSEVVDRVYKEYMGDAESPAQVRDGLLDAMGDVYFVISSVEVARYHRDAGNPVYFYEFQHRPSSAEGLVPEFVKADHGAEIAFVFGKPFLAGGATEEENELSRTVMRYWTNFAKNGNPNGEGLVHWPQYDLEEKYLEIDLEQKAAEKLKEHRVQFWAQLMKQSQTGRRKHTDL; encoded by the exons ATGGCAGCTGCGAGGGACACGGCGCTGCTGGCCTGGATCCTCTGCCTCGGCGGCACGGCGCTGCTGGTAAACACAG AACAACCAGAAGCAGAGACCAAATACGGGAGAGTCCGAGGGTACCAATTCCAAGTGGACACAGCTGACAGGACTGTAAATGTCTTTTTGGGACTTCCTTTTGCTAAGCCTCCAGTTGGATCACTGAGGTTTTCTGAACCCCAGCCACCTGAGCCATGGGAAGGTGTCAGAGATGCCACTTCCTACCCACCAAT GTGTCTACAGGACCAAGTACAAGGACAGTTTATTTCAAACATGGTTAccaacagaaaagagaaagttgCTCTGCAAGTGTCTGAGGATTGCTTGTACCTAAATGTCTACACACCTGTTTCTACAGGAGAAAACGAGAAGCTGCCT GTCCTAGTATGGATCCATGGAGGTGGATTAGTTTTTGGAGCAGCTTCATCATATGATGGCTCAGTACTTGCAGCATTTGACAATGTGGTGGTTGTAGCAATTCAGTACAGATTAGGTATTGCTGGATATTTTAG CACTGGTGATGAGCATGCCCGAGGTAACTGGGGATATTTAGACCAAGTGGCGGCTCTTCGGTGGATTCAGGAAAATATCATGCATTTTGGAGGAGATCCAGGATCTGTCACTATCTTTGGAGAATCTGCAGGAGGAATCAGTGTTTCTGCTCTT GTCTTATCTCCCCTGGCCAAGGGCTTGTTCCACAAGGCCATTTCAGAGAgtggcactgcagccctgggcttgTTCACTGACCAGCCTAAGGAGGATGCACAG AAAATTGCTGCTGTCTCTGGCTGTGAAAAATCCAGTTCAGCTGCAATGGTTGAATGCTtgagaggaaaaacagaagaagaacTACTACAGATAACACAAAAAATG GATGTCTTTTTCAGCAGTGGATGTGTAgatggtgatttttttccaaagagtcCCAGGGAATTACTCTCAGAAAAATCAATCAATGCTGTCCCATACATCATAGGAGTAAATAACTGTGAATTTGGATATGGACTTCCTATG ATGATGAAATTTCCTCCTTTTGTGGATGGTCTGGATAAAGATGTTGCACGTCAGATTTTACAGAGCAACTTAGCACTAATCTTTAAG GGCCTTACATCTGAAGTTGTTGACAGAGTGTACAAGGAGTACATGGGGGATGCAGAAAGCCCTGCTCAGGTCCGAGATGGCCTCCTGGATGCAATGGGAGATGTCTACTTTGTCATCTCATCTGTGGAAGTGGCCAGATACCACAGAG ATGCTGGCAACCCAGTCTACTTTTATGAATTCCAACATCGGCCGAGTTCCGCGGAAGGTTTGGTACCAGAGTTTGTAAAAGCAGATCATGGAGCTGAGATTGCCTTTGTCTTTGGAAAGCCATTCTTAGCTG GAGGGGctacagaagaagaaaatgaacttaGCAGAACTGTTATGAGATACTGGACCAACTTTGCTAAAAATGG AAATCCCAACGGAGAGGGCTTGGTCCATTGGCCACAGTATGACCTGGAGGAAAAATACCTGGAAATAGACCTGGagcaaaaggcagcagagaaactgaaagaacacagagtgcagttttgggcacagCTCATGAAACAAAGTCAGACTGGAAGGAGAAAACACACAGATTTATAA
- the CIAO2B gene encoding cytosolic iron-sulfur assembly component 2B isoform X2 — MVGPGPGAAPLENANPLIYRRSGERPVTAREEDDELPDAIDDREIFDLIRSINDPEHPLTLEELNVVEQMRVKVDDAQSTVSVEFTPTIPHCSMATLIGLSIKVKLLRSLPERFKLDVHITPGTHASEHADITSCRSWCVQSWRTCSSLILTTEDL, encoded by the exons ATGGTGGGCCCGGGCCCCGGCGCGGCTCCGCTGGAGAACGCGAACCCGCTCATCTACCGCCGCTCCGGGGAGCGCCCCGTGACCGCCCGCGAGGAGGACGATGAGCTGCCCGACGCCATCGACGACCGGGAGATCTTCGAT CTCATCCGCTCCATCAATGACCCCGAGCACCCGCTCACCCTGGAGGAGCTGAACGTCGTCGAGCAAATGCGAGTGAAA GTGGACGATGCCCAGAGCACGGTGTCGGTGGAGTTCACGCCCACCATCCCTCACTGCAGCATGGCCACCCTCATCGGCCTCTCCATCAAGGTCAAACTGCTCCGCTCGCTGCCCGAGAGGTTCAAG CTGGATGTTCATATAACACCAGGAACACATGCCTCTGAGCACGCAG ACATCACAAGTTGTAGAAGCTGGTGTGTGCAAAGCTGGAGGACATGTAGCA GTCTGATCCTGACAACTGAAGACCTTTAA
- the LOC136561417 gene encoding fatty acyl-CoA hydrolase precursor, medium chain-like, translating to MSPASPIASLCAWFGFVALLVCGAEGQSGAGPEVTIALGRLKGTQTNVKGTDKLVNVFLGIPFAKAPLGSLRFSPPEPPEPWTGVRDATSYPPLCPQDLSLLKTAEKNFKEKHLAFQTSEDCLYLSVYSPAGSSKKDKLPVMVWIHGGNFIFGGAARYDGSALSAYENVVVVLIQYRLGLLGYFNTGDEHAPGNWAYLDQVAALQWVQGNIEHFGGDPASVTLFGISAGSCSVFAHVLSPLSKGLFHKAIAESGIIIPPSKDLRLSTDLEKIAKIFKCDRSSSLSLLDCLRKLEAEHIVLNSKEISFLPLVLDGVFLHKPPEEILAGKEFNAVPFMIGVTNNEFGWNIRSTSKMKGLREIGDRKSIASTVEVFLPMIDVPSDFLPMILDEYLGDTEDPAELRDGFLDLLGDMAIVMPAIKALNYHRESGAPTYFFEFQHRASAFRDSKPDYVKADHGDEVGFVFGGPFLAGDIQLRSEVTEEEKNLSRTLMKYWANFARNGNPNGEGLVEWPSYNLDEEYLQINLQQKKERKLKEKKVEFWKKVILEKTNSKSTQNKKFKLEL from the exons ATGTCTCCGGCGAGCCCGATCGCGTCGCTTTGTGCCTGGTTTGGGTTTGTAGCGCTCCTCGTGTGCGGGGCAGAAG GACAGAGTGGTGCTGGGCCAGAAGTGACCATTGCACTCGGACGGCTCAAAGGAACACAGACAAATGTGAAGGGCACAGACAAACTTGTAAATGTTTTCCTCGGAATTCCTTTTGCAAAAGCCCCTCTTGGATCCTTGAGGTTTTCTCCGCCTGAACCGCCTGAACCCTGGACTGGTGTGAGAGATGCAACTTCTTACCCACCGCT ctgTCCTCAAGATCTGTCCCTGttgaaaacagctgaaaaaaactTCAAAGAAAAGCACCTTGCATTCCAAACTTCTGAGGACTGTTTATATCTCAGTGTTTACAGCCCTGCTGGCTCAAGCAAGAAGGACAAGTTACCT GTAATGGTGTGGATCCATGGAGGCAATTTCATATTTGGTGGTGCTGCTCGGTATGATGGCTCCGCACTGTCAGCCTATGAGAATGTTGTGGTGGTATTAATTCAGTACAGACTGGGACTCCTTGGATACTTCAA CACTGGTGACGAGCACGCCCCTGGGAACTGGGCGTACCTGGACCAGGTTGCTGCCCTTCAGTGGGTGCAAGGAAACATCGAGCACTTTGGTGGAGACCCAGCTTCTGTCACTCTCTTTGGGATATCTGCAGGATCTTGCTCTGTTTTTGCACAT GTGTTATCTCCTTTATCTAAGGGTCTCTTTCATAAAGCAATAGCAGAGAGTGGAATTATAATTCCCCCCAGTAAAGATTTACGTCTTTCAACAGATCTTGAG aaaattgcCAAAATCTTCAAATGTGATAGAAGCagttccctctccctgctggactGCTTGAGGAAGCTGGAAGCAGAGCACATAGTCCTTAACAGCAAG gAAATCTCATTTCTACCCTTAGTTTTGGATGGAGTGTTTCTTCATAAGCCACCTGAGGAGATATTGGCTGGAAAAGAATTCAATGCAGTCCCGTTCATGATAGGAGTCACCAACAATGAATTTGGCTGGAACATTAGATCG ACATCAAAAATGAAAGGTTTGAGGGAAATAGGAGATAGAAAATCAATTGCCTCAACTGTAGAGGTTTTTCTACCAATGATT GACGTACCCTCAGATTTTCTGCCCATGATCTTAGATGAATATCTGGGAGATACAGAGGACCCTGCAGAGCTTCGGGACGGATTCCTGGACCTGCTGGGGGACATGGCAATTGTCATGCCAGCCATTAAAGCACTGAATTATCACAGGG AGTCTGGAGCTCCTACCTACTTCTTTGAGTTCCAGCACCGGGCCAGTGCATTCAGGGACAGCAAACCTGACTATGTGAAGGCTGACCACGGGGATGAAGTTGGCTTTGTCTTTGGGGGGCCATTTCTGGCTGGGGACATCCAGCTCCGCA GTGAGGTtacagaggaagagaagaacCTCAGCAGAACTCTGATGAAGTACTGGGCTAACTTTGCTCGAAATGG AAATCCTAATGGAGAGGGTCTGGTTGAATGGCCATCTTACAACCTAGATGAAGAATACTTGCAGATAAATCtacaacaaaagaaagagagaaagttgaaagaaaagaaggtagaattctggaaaaaagtgatccttgaaaagacaaatagcaaaagcacacaaaacaaGAAGTTTAAATTAGAGTTATAA
- the CIAO2B gene encoding cytosolic iron-sulfur assembly component 2B isoform X4 gives MVGPGPGAAPLENANPLIYRRSGERPVTAREEDDELPDAIDDREIFDLIRSINDPEHPLTLEELNVVEQMRVKVDDAQSTVSVEFTPTIPHCSMATLIGLSIKVKLLRSLPERFKLDVHITPGTHASEHADITSCRSWCVQSWRTCSNSLSLL, from the exons ATGGTGGGCCCGGGCCCCGGCGCGGCTCCGCTGGAGAACGCGAACCCGCTCATCTACCGCCGCTCCGGGGAGCGCCCCGTGACCGCCCGCGAGGAGGACGATGAGCTGCCCGACGCCATCGACGACCGGGAGATCTTCGAT CTCATCCGCTCCATCAATGACCCCGAGCACCCGCTCACCCTGGAGGAGCTGAACGTCGTCGAGCAAATGCGAGTGAAA GTGGACGATGCCCAGAGCACGGTGTCGGTGGAGTTCACGCCCACCATCCCTCACTGCAGCATGGCCACCCTCATCGGCCTCTCCATCAAGGTCAAACTGCTCCGCTCGCTGCCCGAGAGGTTCAAG CTGGATGTTCATATAACACCAGGAACACATGCCTCTGAGCACGCAG ACATCACAAGTTGTAGAAGCTGGTGTGTGCAAAGCTGGAGGACATGTAGCA acagtctgtctctcctctaa
- the CIAO2B gene encoding cytosolic iron-sulfur assembly component 2B isoform X3 translates to MVGPGPGAAPLENANPLIYRRSGERPVTAREEDDELPDAIDDREIFDLIRSINDPEHPLTLEELNVVEQMRVKVDDAQSTVSVEFTPTIPHCSMATLIGLSIKVKLLRSLPERFKLDVHITPGTHASEHADITSCRSWCVQSWRTCSRISLGAL, encoded by the exons ATGGTGGGCCCGGGCCCCGGCGCGGCTCCGCTGGAGAACGCGAACCCGCTCATCTACCGCCGCTCCGGGGAGCGCCCCGTGACCGCCCGCGAGGAGGACGATGAGCTGCCCGACGCCATCGACGACCGGGAGATCTTCGAT CTCATCCGCTCCATCAATGACCCCGAGCACCCGCTCACCCTGGAGGAGCTGAACGTCGTCGAGCAAATGCGAGTGAAA GTGGACGATGCCCAGAGCACGGTGTCGGTGGAGTTCACGCCCACCATCCCTCACTGCAGCATGGCCACCCTCATCGGCCTCTCCATCAAGGTCAAACTGCTCCGCTCGCTGCCCGAGAGGTTCAAG CTGGATGTTCATATAACACCAGGAACACATGCCTCTGAGCACGCAG ACATCACAAGTTGTAGAAGCTGGTGTGTGCAAAGCTGGAGGACATGTAGCA GAATTTCGCTGGGAGCGTTGTGA
- the CIAO2B gene encoding cytosolic iron-sulfur assembly component 2B isoform X1: MVGPGPGAAPLENANPLIYRRSGERPVTAREEDDELPDAIDDREIFDLIRSINDPEHPLTLEELNVVEQMRVKVDDAQSTVSVEFTPTIPHCSMATLIGLSIKVKLLRSLPERFKLDVHITPGTHASEHAVNKQLADKERVAAALENTHLLEVVNQCLSARS, encoded by the exons ATGGTGGGCCCGGGCCCCGGCGCGGCTCCGCTGGAGAACGCGAACCCGCTCATCTACCGCCGCTCCGGGGAGCGCCCCGTGACCGCCCGCGAGGAGGACGATGAGCTGCCCGACGCCATCGACGACCGGGAGATCTTCGAT CTCATCCGCTCCATCAATGACCCCGAGCACCCGCTCACCCTGGAGGAGCTGAACGTCGTCGAGCAAATGCGAGTGAAA GTGGACGATGCCCAGAGCACGGTGTCGGTGGAGTTCACGCCCACCATCCCTCACTGCAGCATGGCCACCCTCATCGGCCTCTCCATCAAGGTCAAACTGCTCCGCTCGCTGCCCGAGAGGTTCAAG CTGGATGTTCATATAACACCAGGAACACATGCCTCTGAGCACGCAG TTAACAAACAGCTCGCTGATAAGGAGCGGGTGGCAGCTGCTTTGGAAAACACTCACCTGCTGGAAGTGGTGAATCAGTGTTTGTCTGCTCGGTCATGA